The Lasioglossum baleicum chromosome 15, iyLasBale1, whole genome shotgun sequence genome has a segment encoding these proteins:
- the LOC143216428 gene encoding uncharacterized protein LOC143216428, which yields MIVATNQCGCPPKKQDPPCSPCCVPNQREKSKPEIGCSSSKNLKSILSRPKIQESSCCPIKPPEPEKIQVRKIHSEIAARGLPYKELEAIINDNKLVLRTQKEPPTEEFDPPCDCTEDPRSKVIREGKEQSQISDNRTLTLFPRDSKVGEENGTKQRTVEEPRPPTRSLEENPNIFRLRVKKTSKNGQNIDFEFRTPRPWSAEMMAKHEQALLEAIKSQECETKEDKDEVIQEKKMKKKRRRRSRSRKKKDECGEILAKPPCGQIKKRKSGNC from the coding sequence ATGATCGTCGCGACCAACCAATGTGGATGTCCTCCAAAGAAACAAGATCCGCCATGTTCTCCTTGTTGCGTGCCTAATCAGAGAGAGAAGAGCAAACCGGAGATTGGATGTTCTTCCTCGAAGAATCTAAAATCAATTCTGTCTCGTCCAAAAATCCAAGAGTCAAGCTGCTGTCCGATAAAACCTCCAGAACCAGAAAAGATCCAGGTCCGTAAGATACATTCTGAAATTGCAGCGCGTGGATTGCCTTACAAAGAGCTGGAGGCCATAATCAACGACAATAAACTGGTGTTAAGGACTCAGAAGGAGCCTCCGACAGAGGAATTCGATCCCCCCTGTGACTGCACTGAGGATCCTAGATCGAAGGTCATCAGAGAAGGAAAGGAACAGTCACAGATTTCCGACAATCGAACTTTGACGCTGTTCCCTCGAGATTCTAAAGTTGGGGAGGAAAATGGAACTAAACAGCGAACAGTTGAGGAACCACGGCCTCCTACAAGATCTTTGGAAGAGAATCCTAATATATTTCGCCTGAGAGTGAAGAAGACATCGAAGAATGGGCAAAATATTGATTTCGAGTTCCGAACTCCGCGTCCTTGGTCGGCGGAAATGATGGCGAAGCATGAGCAAGCTCTGCTCGAGGCGATCAAGTCCCAGGAATGCGAAACGAAGGAGGATAAAGATGAAGTCATTCAagagaagaagatgaagaagaagaggaggagaaggTCTAGAAGCAGAAAGAAGAAGGACGAGTGCGGGGAGATCCTGGCTAAACCGCCTTGCGGACAGATTAAAAAGAGGAAGTCGGGCAATTGTTGA
- the LOC143216156 gene encoding uncharacterized protein LOC143216156, producing the protein MPPPPCPPDCSPPKCSEDAESKYFREIGTEMVGNQLIIRMEREKGKSKKLGDWIPPCDCDMVEIQRPTSKEGPKILKGPTNNQILFRIQSKTQLGKKEDPNSKPQGIYYEVGQCKEGRSRDDKCRTFTIYPVLDGPCCQEVHTDRVTEGNENVFMLRVKKKPGPVEEPKKHIELELRTPQPPPPPPPPVEPKPEVPRATERRCDGMEKLKKISKDEPKKKRCKKKTRK; encoded by the exons ATGCCCCCACCACCCTGTCCACCTGATTGTTCACCCCCGAAGTGCTCGGAGGATGCGGAATCAAAGTATTTTAGGGAAATCGGCACGGAAATGGTGGGCAATCAGCTGATCATTCGCATGGAGAGGGAGAAAGGTAAATCTAAGAAGCTCGGAGATTGGATTCCACCGTGCGATTGTGATATGGTGGAAATACAGAGGCCCACTAGCAAAGAGGGGCCCAAGATACTGAAGGGGCCCACCAACAATCAGATTCTCTTCCGAATCCAGTCGAAGACCCAGCTGGGAAAGAAGGAGGACCCCAATTCCAAGCCCCAGGGCATCTATTACGAA GTTGGCCAATGCAAGGAGGGTAGGAGCAGGGACGACAAGTGCAGGACGTTCACCATATATCCTGTTTTGGATGGTCCTTGCTGCCAGGAAGTGCATACTGATCGAGTCACGGAAGGAAACGAGAATGTGTTCATGTTGAGAGTGAAGAAAAAGCCGGGACCTGTCGAGGAGCCGAAAAAACATATCGAACTAGAGCTCAGAACACCTCAAccacctcctccacctcctccaccTGTGGAACCGAAACCGGAAGTGCCGAGGGCTACTGAGAGACGGTGCGACGGGATGGAGAAACTGAAGAAGATTTCGAAAGACGAACCGAAGAAGAAACGGTGCAAGAAGAAAACTAGAAAATGA
- the LOC143216154 gene encoding alpha-tocopherol transfer protein-like, with product MTLLPPTVAQQKRIDEEVQMDPEMIKKDITALREWLSKQPHLPAHMDDARLERFLFGCKNSIERCKVILERYFSVRTALPEFFSLRDPLSKDVQGCCDSIYYFVLPSLTEEGHRVTVLRLRDTSIDNFSIQDITKRILMVLDMRLMEERCLSNVMVIDLEGFSLVHFSKCSPTQSIIRKSMLAVQDSMPLRLHRVHFLHAPVFVENVLHIFYPLLKEKLVQKFRVHTGGGEELHPYMDKDILPNAWGGKAGTLEELNDSWRKKIERNRDWFLREEKLSRTDESARLPGSKSRLITEFDGIQGSFRQLNID from the exons ATGACGCTGTTGCCGCCAACCGTCGCGCAACAAAAGCGCATCGACGAAGAAGTTCAGATGGACCCGGAAATGATAAAGAAGGACATAACTGCGCTCAGAGAATGGCTGTCGAAGCAGCCCCATCTGCCTGCTCACATGG ATGATGCAAGACTCGAGAGATTTCTGTTCGGCTGCAAGAACAGCATCGAGAGGTGCAAAGTCATTTTGGAGCGATACTTTAGTGTACGCACCGCCTTACCCGAGTTCTTCTCGCTGCGGGATCCGCTGTCGAAGGACGTTCAAGGATGCTGTGATTCCAT ATACTACTTCGTCCTGCCATCGCTGACAGAGGAGGGGCACCGTGTAACTGTTCTCCGACTTAGGGATACATCGATAGATAATTTCTCGATCCAGGACATCACCAAGAGGATCCTGATGGTCCTGGACATGCGATTGATGGAGGAACGCTGTCTGTCGAACGTGATGGTCATCGATCTCGAG GGGTTCAGCTTAGTGCATTTTTCAAAGTGCAGCCCAACACAAAGCATCATTCGGAAGTCGATGCTTGCGGTGCAAGACAGTATGCCATTAAGGCTTCACAGGGTCCATTTTCTTCATGCTCCTGTGTTCGTTGAGAATGTCCTCCACATATTCTACCCTCTGCTGAAAGAGAAACTCGTTCAAAAA TTTCGTGTTCACACTGGCGGCGGAGAAGAGCTGCATCCTTATATGGACAAGGATATATTGCCTAACGCATGGGGCGGCAAAGCTGGAACTCTAGAAGAGTTAAACG ATTCGTGGAGGAAGAAGATAGAGAGGAACAGGGATTGGTTTCTGCGCGAGGAGAAGCTCAGTCGAACAGACGAGAGTGCTCGATTGCCAGGATCCAAGTCGAGATTGATCACAGAATTCGATGGGATACAAGGTTCCTTCAGGCAGCTGAACATCGATTAA
- the LOC143216180 gene encoding uncharacterized protein LOC143216180, which translates to MPNISDNEFFRPWSSRGSGESATKKNTSDGNRSGLHLTGLAERGINGGHLSSASCDKENGTNMKRHANTNCVLSVSNNDKNLAITGTIKNLTRMQSGECTSADGALRSSSMLPPEDCSRTLPEKATGCAASVKASSLDLLVGNVESDSTSWPADYLHQTGLYHTLSYPSLSVSSVIWPMEIVPVLPPPVIQQFRQPFYHAHPGDATSDAKYPLSIEHAVGMIQSQEEAAKQLKKLRPKRFRCEHCDVAFSNNGQLKGHIRIHTGERPFKCDVEGCEKAFTRNEELTRHKRIHSGLRPHACPICGKCFGRKDHLKKHTRTHENRDLFATSAAALYALGHAAPPFPPYVFHI; encoded by the exons ATGCCGAACATCTCGGATAACGAATTCTTCAGGCCTTGGAGTAGCAGAGGATCAGGGGAATCTGCAACAAAGAAAAATACGAGCGACGGTAATCGAAGTGGACTTCACTTGACCGGGTTAGCCGAGCGCGGTATTAACGGTGGACATCTGTCATCGGCCTCGTGTGACAAGGAGAACGGGACGAACATGAAACGGCACGCTAACACTAATTGCGTACTGTCGGTTTCGAACAATGACAAAAATCTCGCGATCACTGGGACTATTAAAAACCTTACCAGAATGCAGTCCGGAGAATGTACGTCAGCAGATGGAGCTCTGAGATCGTCCTCCATGTTACCTCCCGAAGattgttcgaggacgttaccggaGAAGGCGACGGGCTGCGCAGCATCGGTCAAGGCTTCTTCACTGGATCTATTAGTTGGCAATGTGGAGAGTGACAGCACGTCGTGGCCAGCGGACTATCTTCACCAAACAGGACTCTACCACACGTTGTCCTATCCTTCGCTGAGCGTTAGTTCAGTTATTTGGCCAATGGAGATAGTGCCGGTTTTGCCACCGCCTGTGATCCAACAATTTCGGCAGCCGTTCTATCACGCGCATCCTGGTGATGCGACGTCGGATGCAAAATATCCGTTGAGTATTGAACACGCTGTCGGAATGATCCAGAGCCAAGAAGAAGCGGCGAAGCAATTGAAGAAGCTTAGACCGAAGCGGTTTCGATGCGAACACTGCGACGTCGCGTTCAGTAATAACGGCCAGCTCAAGGGACACATCAGAATACATACCG GAGAGAGACCATTCAAATGCGACGTGGAGGGTTGCGAGAAAGCATTCACCAGAAACGAGGAATTAACGAGACACAAAAGGATCCACTCAGGACTTCGTCCACACGCCTGTCCGATCTGCGGGAAATGCTTCGGCAGAAAGGACCATCTAAAGAAGCACACCAGAACACACGAAAATCGGGATCTATTCGCAACGTCCGCAGCAGCTTTGTACGCCCTAGGACACGCTGCACCTCCGTTTCCTCCATATGTGTTCCATATTTGA
- the LOC143216155 gene encoding uncharacterized protein LOC143216155: MLEPLIVLTVLNCFFMFSSTVTTCALWWQYRTHRCCFRRDPASQAAKHTLSKLKSAYAKVSKKNLSEKAKPENSSDNGPLNGNGNKNGINREKSNTTVHRDGKSKKKMKAKSNSKNWFRNRSLSGDATASLSETLGSWDVEDNGRMSEDTARMSEDTTRMSEASQTGNEAKSAVVMEYSTVQKIVQILDDNSDLNATKMAIRDFNARHNPERKIQNSNFEPRIMPIYTTLPQT, encoded by the exons ATGTTGGAACCTCTGATCGTCCTGACAGTCTTGAACTGTTTCTTCATGTTCAGCTCGACGGTGACGACTTGTGCGCTGTG GTGGCAGTATCGCACTCACCGTTGCTGTTTCAGAAGAGACCCCGCTAGTCAGGCTGCCAAGCACACACTATCAAAGCTGAAATCCGCCTACGCGAAGGTCTCGAAGAAGAATCTTTCGGAGAAAGCAAAGCCAGAAAATTCTAGCGACAATGGTCCTCTAAACGGAAACGGGAACAAAAATGGTATTAATCGCGAGAAATCGAACACTACGGTGCACCGTGATGGTAAAAGCAAAAAGAAGATGAAGGCGAAATCGAACTCGAAGAACTGGTTCAGGAACAGATCCCTTAGCGGTGATGCAACGGCCTCCTT ATCAGAGACGTTGGGAAGCTGGGACGTTGAGGACAATGGCAGGATGTCGGAGGATACTGCGAGGATGTCGGAAGACACCACGAGGATGTCGGAAGCCTCGCAGACTGGTAACGAAGCTAAATCTGCGGTGGTGATGGAGTATTCGACTGTGCAGAAGATCGTGCAGATTCTTGACGACAATTCTGACCTAAACGCCACGAAGATGGCCATCAGAGACTTCAATGCTAGACATAATCCCGAGAGGAAGATACAGAACTCCAACTTCGAGCCGAGAATTATGCCTATTTACACAACTTTGCCACAAACTTGA